The proteins below come from a single Bactrocera tryoni isolate S06 unplaced genomic scaffold, CSIRO_BtryS06_freeze2 scaffold_25, whole genome shotgun sequence genomic window:
- the LOC120780858 gene encoding uncharacterized protein LOC120780858: MSKVTTAEQYEKLCDMMATKRDIAQGFQKRPKEEVQEFWEEVARNLNALGPPTKDSNTWRKVWIDWKCYMKRKLSHNKKERMSTGGGPCRLQRISPLDEKVIALTGLETDDIPSTRRASSQNREARADKQSKSSLLKQQIQIKKNFMQRRKHSMKLPLVKWKKLLHIYDT, from the exons at gtcaaaagtaacaacggcagagcaatacgaaaaattgtgtgatatgATGGCCACGAAAAGAGATATTGCGCAGGGCTTCCAAAAGCGACCGAAGGAAGAAGTACAGGAGTTTTGGGAGGAGGTTGCAAGGAATTTAAATGCACTTGGCCCACCAACAAAAGATTCCAATACATGGAGAAAG GTCTGGATTGACTGGAAATGCTACATGAAGCGAAAATTATCgcataacaaaaaagaaaggatGAGCACCGGTGGAGGTCCTTGCCGTTTACAACGCATAAGCCCACTTGATGAAAAGGTGATAGCTTTGACGGGTTTGGAAACGGATGATATCCCTTCAACCAGGAGAGCTAGCAGCCAAAATAGAGAGGCGAGAGCAGACAAGCAGAGCAAATCTTCATTACTTAAGCAAcagatacaaatcaaaaagaattttatgcaGAGACGAAAACATTCAATGAAGCTGCCTTTGGTAAAATGGAAGAAGTTACTTCATATTTACGACACATGA